A region from the Algoriphagus machipongonensis genome encodes:
- a CDS encoding FAD-binding oxidoreductase, whose amino-acid sequence MVKISNWGLYPKIDAQETSPASVSEIQKYLNEHQDFIPRGNGRCYGDSSLAKEICSTLKLNKFISFDKKEGIIQCESGVMLSDILKVAVQKKFFLPVTPGTKFITIGGAIASNVHGKNHHKEGAFSQFVLAFELLKEDGEILHCSREDNPDLFRKTIGGMGLTGVILTATIQLKPIETSYIRQKAIKASSIDELMDLFDQYQDYTYSVAWIDCLKSGKNMGRAILMLGEHASKEEIKGLNIKDPLSLHSEKQFKIPFSFPSFTLNSLTISIFNFLYYSKQQKKEVNNIIHYNPYFYPLDILSNWNLIYGKKGFVQYQFAIPFENGREGMKKILNKISESRTGSFLAVLKTFGEADEVSSSLSFPMKGYTLALDFKVNAKVLNLLEELDQIVLQYGGKLYLAKDSRMSKELFKKTYSLNFSHPVNFNSLQSRRLGI is encoded by the coding sequence ATGGTTAAGATTTCTAATTGGGGATTATATCCTAAAATTGATGCCCAAGAAACTAGTCCGGCAAGTGTTTCTGAAATTCAAAAATACCTGAACGAACATCAAGATTTCATCCCAAGAGGAAATGGAAGATGTTATGGAGATAGTTCTTTAGCAAAAGAAATTTGTTCCACCCTAAAGTTGAATAAGTTCATCTCATTTGATAAAAAAGAGGGGATTATTCAATGCGAATCAGGAGTGATGCTCAGTGATATTCTAAAAGTAGCGGTACAAAAAAAATTCTTTTTACCAGTTACCCCAGGAACTAAATTTATCACTATTGGAGGCGCCATTGCATCCAATGTCCATGGTAAGAATCATCATAAAGAAGGAGCTTTTTCCCAGTTTGTACTGGCTTTTGAACTCCTTAAAGAAGATGGAGAAATCCTGCATTGCTCGAGAGAAGATAATCCTGACTTATTTAGAAAAACCATTGGCGGAATGGGCTTAACAGGAGTGATCTTAACTGCTACCATCCAATTAAAGCCAATTGAGACATCTTATATTCGTCAAAAAGCCATTAAGGCTTCTTCAATTGATGAATTGATGGATTTGTTTGATCAATACCAAGATTATACTTATTCAGTGGCATGGATAGACTGCCTAAAATCTGGTAAGAATATGGGGAGAGCTATCCTGATGCTCGGGGAACATGCATCTAAGGAAGAAATCAAAGGTCTAAACATCAAAGATCCATTGTCTCTTCACTCAGAGAAACAATTTAAAATACCTTTCTCATTTCCTTCTTTTACCCTGAATAGTTTAACAATATCAATTTTTAATTTTTTATACTATTCAAAGCAGCAGAAGAAGGAAGTTAATAATATCATCCATTACAACCCCTATTTTTATCCTTTGGATATCCTTTCCAACTGGAATCTCATTTACGGTAAAAAGGGGTTTGTACAATATCAGTTTGCGATTCCTTTTGAAAATGGACGAGAAGGGATGAAGAAAATTCTTAATAAAATTTCAGAATCAAGGACTGGTTCTTTTCTAGCGGTTTTAAAAACTTTTGGAGAAGCAGATGAAGTTTCTTCTTCTCTTTCATTTCCCATGAAAGGCTACACTCTTGCCTTGGATTTTAAAGTAAATGCAAAAGTTTTGAATTTACTGGAAGAGTTGGATCAAATCGTCTTGCAATATGGAGGGAAACTCTATTTGGCGAAAGACTCCAGGATGAGTAAAGAACTATTTAAAAAAACATACAGCCTAAATTTTTCACACCCAGTAAATTTTAACTCTTTACAATCTCGACGATTAGGAATATGA
- the asnB gene encoding asparagine synthase (glutamine-hydrolyzing) has translation MCGIAGLIYKQGKQVSLETLERMGDSIAHRGPNASGTFFENHVGFVHRRLSILDLSEAGNQPYQSECKRYVLVFNGEIFNFKEFYPELKNKGYVFHSTSDTEVLLYLLMEYGLQVLERLNGFFAFSFWDREKQELTLVRDRFGVKPLFVYSDSELFTFGSEPKAIFQAGAKKEMNDQALPELFYYRYVSGERTMFKGVKRILPGYQIKVNAEGEVIEEKRWFSLKDEAQKHAAISNPYDWYEETFDKSIAYRMISDVPVGTLLSGGLDSSSVLYSQVNQGYKGLSAWNISFQNYQHDESTVASQFAKSLDVDFYTKEFKGEELMGLVLESIKNHDEPLMHLQDGHILGISRFAKEKVSVLLSGEGADEILGGYVRYKVHDKAWRYQLLQALQYVPDRFLNTDRLKKMKRYLKSGNEDFQMMSNSNEIFLSDFDGMGVQLGDLNVEFRQRILEEAKSLYPSNRFRQLLYLEQHTHLYTLNDRNDRTTMGASIECRDPFLDPNLVIGTASLEDKYFDSEGKGKKLLFNSIGKHLPDYITKHPKIGLSVPWNEYFLKQEEFKSHFDQLEKSPIFEAPIFQKMNIKKIKADFVQDNTQNYGLIRQFFFLSLWHKVHFE, from the coding sequence ATGTGCGGAATCGCCGGATTAATTTATAAACAAGGTAAACAGGTGTCCCTTGAGACATTGGAAAGAATGGGAGATAGTATTGCTCACCGCGGACCAAATGCCTCAGGAACTTTTTTTGAAAATCATGTAGGCTTTGTTCACAGAAGGTTATCCATTTTGGATCTTTCTGAGGCAGGAAACCAACCTTATCAATCTGAATGTAAACGCTATGTACTGGTTTTCAATGGTGAGATTTTCAATTTCAAAGAGTTTTATCCTGAATTAAAAAACAAGGGATATGTTTTCCACTCCACTTCTGATACAGAGGTTCTACTGTATTTGTTAATGGAGTATGGGTTGCAAGTTTTAGAAAGACTCAATGGTTTTTTTGCATTCTCCTTTTGGGATAGAGAGAAGCAGGAATTGACTTTAGTACGGGATCGTTTTGGAGTAAAACCCTTATTCGTTTACAGTGATAGCGAGCTTTTTACTTTTGGGAGTGAACCCAAAGCCATATTTCAAGCTGGAGCAAAGAAAGAAATGAATGATCAGGCTCTACCTGAATTGTTTTATTACCGATATGTCTCTGGTGAAAGAACCATGTTTAAGGGAGTGAAAAGAATTCTGCCAGGGTACCAGATTAAAGTAAATGCTGAAGGAGAAGTTATAGAAGAAAAAAGATGGTTTTCTCTAAAAGACGAAGCTCAGAAGCATGCTGCTATTTCCAATCCATATGATTGGTATGAGGAGACTTTTGATAAATCCATTGCTTATAGAATGATTTCGGATGTTCCAGTCGGTACACTCCTAAGTGGAGGGCTTGATTCGAGTTCGGTATTGTATAGCCAGGTAAATCAAGGTTATAAAGGATTGAGCGCATGGAATATCTCTTTCCAAAACTATCAGCATGATGAATCTACAGTAGCATCTCAGTTTGCAAAGAGTCTGGATGTAGATTTTTATACCAAAGAGTTTAAGGGGGAAGAATTGATGGGGCTAGTTTTGGAGTCAATCAAAAATCATGATGAACCCCTAATGCATCTTCAAGATGGACATATCCTAGGTATTTCCAGATTTGCTAAGGAGAAAGTTTCTGTTTTACTAAGTGGGGAAGGAGCTGATGAAATTTTAGGTGGATATGTAAGGTACAAAGTGCATGACAAAGCTTGGAGATATCAACTGCTTCAGGCCTTGCAATATGTTCCAGATAGATTCTTAAACACAGATAGGCTCAAGAAAATGAAGCGATACTTGAAATCCGGTAACGAGGATTTCCAGATGATGAGTAATTCAAATGAGATATTCCTATCAGATTTTGATGGAATGGGAGTTCAGTTGGGGGATTTAAATGTAGAATTTCGCCAAAGAATTTTAGAGGAGGCTAAATCACTTTATCCTTCCAATAGATTTAGACAATTGCTATACTTGGAGCAACATACCCATTTATATACATTGAATGATAGAAATGACAGGACCACAATGGGGGCATCCATTGAATGTAGAGATCCGTTTTTAGATCCAAATCTAGTGATAGGTACAGCTAGCTTGGAGGATAAATATTTTGATTCGGAAGGAAAAGGGAAAAAATTGCTTTTTAACTCTATAGGAAAGCACTTACCCGATTACATTACTAAACATCCGAAAATAGGTCTTTCTGTGCCATGGAATGAGTACTTCCTCAAGCAAGAGGAGTTCAAGAGTCATTTCGACCAATTGGAGAAGAGCCCCATTTTTGAGGCGCCGATTTTTCAGAAAATGAACATTAAAAAAATAAAAGCTGATTTTGTCCAAGATAATACTCAAAACTATGGGCTAATCAGGCAGTTTTTCTTTCTCTCACTTTGGCATAAAGTTCATTTCGAATAA
- a CDS encoding exostosin domain-containing protein, whose translation MVKLFIGEGDFKSNPLFEIFQYEENGSIGISPLAKPFFRKVEEAQDADWLLMPVFITSLTSPKGQELIKEFVNLGKKCQKPVGVFSNSDYLTDPGSKDVWIFSPGTYRSIQNLVELPAVIPFDPVEKWFKGDWRPLDKSKSNSLGFCGQATLHPLKALKDYLKLSQVRKEIDRGISPFLYVPFFLPVWERGRLLKNLSKHKSLKTDFVLRQKYRGGYGSEEHAIKTEREFFENIEKNLFTLCLRGSGNYSVRFYQTLAMGRIPVLIDTDSNLPYEDVIPYQDLIVKVPYSERTEVGSAIQKFLEGKSDEDLQKIQSKCRQVWKDAFQPPGSLEFFAKKLNRIALNK comes from the coding sequence ATGGTTAAACTATTTATTGGCGAAGGGGATTTTAAATCGAACCCTTTATTTGAGATTTTTCAATATGAGGAAAATGGAAGCATTGGGATTTCTCCTTTGGCAAAGCCATTTTTCCGAAAAGTAGAGGAGGCTCAAGATGCTGACTGGTTATTAATGCCGGTTTTTATTACCAGTCTAACCTCTCCAAAAGGGCAAGAGTTGATAAAGGAATTTGTTAACCTTGGGAAAAAGTGCCAAAAGCCGGTAGGAGTGTTTTCAAACTCAGATTACTTGACTGATCCTGGCTCCAAGGATGTCTGGATATTTTCGCCAGGTACTTACCGCTCAATCCAAAATCTCGTTGAGCTTCCTGCTGTCATCCCATTTGACCCGGTAGAGAAGTGGTTTAAAGGAGATTGGAGGCCACTTGATAAATCAAAAAGTAATTCCTTGGGTTTTTGTGGTCAGGCGACCTTACACCCATTAAAGGCTTTAAAGGACTATTTGAAACTGAGCCAAGTTAGGAAAGAGATAGATCGTGGAATTTCTCCATTTCTATATGTGCCATTCTTTTTACCGGTTTGGGAAAGAGGAAGGCTATTAAAAAACCTATCGAAGCATAAGTCTTTAAAAACAGATTTTGTGCTTAGGCAAAAATACCGAGGAGGTTATGGTTCGGAGGAGCATGCAATTAAAACAGAAAGAGAATTCTTTGAGAATATTGAAAAGAACCTTTTTACACTTTGCTTAAGAGGTTCGGGTAATTACTCTGTAAGATTTTATCAAACACTCGCAATGGGGAGAATTCCTGTATTGATAGATACAGATTCTAATTTGCCTTATGAAGATGTTATCCCATATCAGGATTTAATAGTGAAAGTCCCTTACTCTGAGAGGACTGAAGTGGGATCAGCCATTCAAAAGTTTTTGGAAGGAAAGTCAGATGAGGATCTGCAAAAAATTCAATCGAAATGTAGACAGGTATGGAAAGATGCTTTTCAACCGCCTGGTAGTTTAGAGTTTTTTGCAAAGAAATTAAATAGGATTGCCCTGAATAAATAA
- a CDS encoding UbiA prenyltransferase family protein codes for MFRSIIKLIRVKHWMKNMFVFLPMFFAGAFSLIFQSEVILLFVSFCLAASSIYILNDIVDVENDRLHPKKKKRPIASGEIPIKTAYVILGVFFLGFVSTLLFLGSSAWFVLGYFVMNILYSFYLKNISLVDVSCISLGFVLRVMAGGSEAGIYVSHWMIILIFLLTIALAFAKRRDDLVIDDNRTVFRKSSKGYSLAFLDIAKAISFSITLISYILYSISPETVASLGTDKMYITSLFVFLGIMRYLQITIIDRNSGSPVEVLLNDRFLQINILIWFGIMAYFIYG; via the coding sequence ATGTTTAGATCTATCATTAAATTGATAAGAGTCAAGCACTGGATGAAAAACATGTTTGTTTTTCTTCCAATGTTTTTTGCTGGTGCCTTTTCTTTGATTTTTCAAAGTGAGGTAATTTTACTTTTTGTTTCTTTTTGTTTAGCTGCATCATCCATTTATATTTTAAATGACATTGTAGATGTAGAAAATGATCGGCTACATCCTAAAAAAAAGAAAAGACCGATTGCTAGCGGTGAAATTCCAATAAAAACGGCTTACGTCATTTTAGGGGTGTTTTTTCTTGGCTTTGTAAGCACATTATTATTTCTAGGGAGTTCGGCTTGGTTTGTTCTGGGGTATTTTGTCATGAATATTCTATACTCTTTTTACCTAAAGAATATCTCATTGGTGGATGTTTCCTGTATAAGTCTAGGTTTTGTTTTGAGGGTTATGGCAGGAGGTAGCGAAGCTGGAATATATGTTTCGCACTGGATGATTATTTTGATCTTCTTATTAACCATTGCCTTAGCCTTTGCTAAAAGAAGGGATGATCTGGTAATAGATGATAATAGAACTGTTTTTCGAAAGTCAAGCAAAGGATATTCTTTAGCTTTTCTAGATATTGCTAAGGCCATATCTTTTTCTATTACGCTTATTTCCTATATTCTATATTCCATTTCTCCAGAAACTGTAGCGAGTTTAGGCACAGATAAAATGTACATTACATCTCTTTTCGTATTTCTGGGAATCATGAGGTATTTGCAGATAACCATCATAGATAGAAATTCTGGCTCGCCTGTAGAGGTACTTTTAAATGATAGATTCCTTCAAATTAATATCTTGATTTGGTTCGGGATTATGGCATATTTCATCTATGGTTAA